One Rosa chinensis cultivar Old Blush chromosome 5, RchiOBHm-V2, whole genome shotgun sequence genomic region harbors:
- the LOC112201622 gene encoding G-type lectin S-receptor-like serine/threonine-protein kinase At1g61370 isoform X4, producing MGADLWESFNNPSDSQLPGVLVGYDRGSGKQNFLTSWKSENDPSSGTFLAGLTTELPTQSYVWINGDTPHWRSGPWDKSRFIGIPTTNSLYINPYTLIDNVTQGIRYLFYSFDKIPGVKVLAYADLSSEGILRFLLSESGKNWYLDYESWKSPCDNYSACGPFGVCKASDSPICKCLKGFIPKSNEEWSKRNWTGGCVRRKKLSCETNTNASVSSKEKDGFLKLERLKVPDFHEYLNTLAVDKFEDCKIQCLSNCSCLAYAYVDNIGCLVWFKDLIDMQHFPSYGQDLYIRLADSELGTEGKPIELIASLTTIGFFSILVAIVFSLHRWHANKKRHVELTPHRLESTSMIKIYRDGLREYIGKHEYSELKIYDFDSILIATDSFSITNKLGQGGFGPVYKGMLPEGKEIAVKRLSSSSGQGVEEFKNEMLLISNLQHKNLVRMMGCCVKEDEKLLIYEFMPNKSLDTFLYDPTKRAVLDWATRFNIIQGVAKGLLYLHHDSYVKVIHRDLKVSNILLDEKMNPKISDFGLARIVEETQSLDNTQKVVGTRGYMSPEYAMGGIFSEKSDVYSFGVLVLEIISGKKNTIFYLYDQQLGFLAYAWNLWNEGRALELVDEVLGDSYSSSEVMTCVHVGLLCVQDNAADRPTMTDVASILSSEKDGPHPMRPVFTIQNSTYHRGPSSENTNSSKNEASITMIEGR from the exons ATGGGAGCTGATTTATGGGAGAGTTTTAATAATCCTAGTGACTCCCAACTGCCAGGCGTGTTGGTGGGATATGATAGAGGTTCtggaaaacaaaatttcttgACATCTTGGAAAAGTGAAAATGATCCATCATCAGGGACATTCTTGGCTGGACTGACAACAGAGTTGCCAACACAATCGTACGTTTGGATTAATGGAGATACTCCCCACTGGAGAAGTGGGCCATGGGATAAATCAAGGTTTATTGGTATACCCACGACTAATTCTCTCTATATAAATCCATATACTCTTATTGATAATGTGACGCAGGGAATAAGGTATTTATTTTACAGTTTTGACAAAATTCCTGGTGTCAAAGTTCTTGCATATGCCGACCTATCTTCCGAAGGTATACTGAGGTTTTTGCTTTCAGAAAGTGGCAAGAATTGGTATCTCGACTATGAGTCGTGGAAGAGCCCATGCGACAATTATAGCGCCTGTGGACCTTTTGGGGTCTGCAAAGCTTCtgactctccaatctgcaaGTGTTTGAAAGGGTTTATTCCCAAGTCAAATGAAGAATGGAGCAAAAGAAACTGGACCGGAGGTTGTGTGAGACGAAAGAAATTGTCTTGTGAGACTAACACAAATGCATCAGTctcatcaaaagaaaaagatgggTTTTTGAAGTTGGAAAGATTGAAAGTACCCGATTTTCATGAATATCTGAATACTTTGGCTGTGGACAAGTTCGAGGACTGCAAGATACAGTGCCTGAGTAATTGTTCTTGCCTGGCTTATGCTTATGTTGATAACATAGGGTGTTTGGTGTGGTTCAAAGACCTTATTGATATGCAGCATTTTCCATCATATGGACAAGATCTTTACATCCGCCTTGCAGACTCAGAGCTAG gtACTGAAGGAAAGCCGATAGAGTTAATTGCAAGTCTTACAACTATTGGATTTTTCAGTATTTTGGTTGCTATAGTCTTCAGTTTGCACAGGTGGCATGCTAACAAAAAGC GACATGTCGAATTAACACCACATCGCTTGGAATCAACTAGTAtgattaagatttatagagacGGTCTTCGAGAATATATAGGAAAGCATGAATATTCAGAGCTAAAGATATATGATTTTGATAGCATACTAATCGCCACAGACAGCTTCAGCATCACAAACAAACTCGGTCAAGGAGGCTTTGGCCCAGTTTATAAG GGGATGCTACCAGAAGGGAAGGAAATAgcagtaaaaagactatctagTAGCTCAGGACAAGGTGTCgaagagttcaagaatgagATGCTGTTGATCTCCAATCTTCAACATAAAAACCTTGTTAGGATGATGGGTTGTTGTGTTAAAGAGGATGAGAAGTTACTGATTTACGAGTTCATGCCAAACAAGAGCTTGGATACTTTTCTATATG ATCCGACGAAGAGAGCAGTGCTTGATTGGGCCACACGCTTTAATATTATTCAGGGTGTTGCTAAAGGGCTTCTTTATCTCCATCATGATTCCTATGTGAAGGTGATACATAGAGATTTAAAAGTCAGTAACATTCTcttggatgagaaaatgaatCCAAAAATCTCAGATTTTGGATTGGCACGCATAGTTGAAGAAACACAGAGTCTAGATAATACTCAGAAGGTTGTCGGAACACG TGGCTATATGTCTCCGGAGTATGCCATGGGTGggatattttctgaaaaatctgaTGTCTACAGTTTCGGGGTCTTGGTATTGGAGATTATTAGCGGCAAGAAGAATACCATCTTCTATTTATATGACCAACAACTAGGCTTCCTTGCATAT GCATGGAACTTGTGGAATGAAGGCAGGGCCTTGGAGTTAGTAGATGAAGTTTTGGGTGATTCATACTCCTCATCAGAAGTAATGACATGCGTGCATGTTGGGCTTCTTTGTGTACAAGACAATGCTGCGGATAGACCAACCATGACGGATGTAGCTTCAATTCTAAGCAGTGAGAAAGATGGTCCACATCCAATGAGGCCTGTATTTACCATCCAAAACTCAACTTATCATCGTGGACCATCCTCTGAAAATACTAATTCCTCCAAAAATGAAGCTAGCATCACGATGATCGAAGGACGTTAG
- the LOC112201622 gene encoding G-type lectin S-receptor-like serine/threonine-protein kinase At1g61370 isoform X1: MQLGTVTLFFLLISSSLPSQYGAEVYNITPSHPLAEGQTLVSPGLIFELGFFSPNSSVNKYVGLWHKSIFPRKYVWVANRDIPLAATDTLATLRIGSNGNLELVDGKQSSVWSANISNCSSAVLKDDGNFVVRDVMGADLWESFNNPSDSQLPGVLVGYDRGSGKQNFLTSWKSENDPSSGTFLAGLTTELPTQSYVWINGDTPHWRSGPWDKSRFIGIPTTNSLYINPYTLIDNVTQGIRYLFYSFDKIPGVKVLAYADLSSEGILRFLLSESGKNWYLDYESWKSPCDNYSACGPFGVCKASDSPICKCLKGFIPKSNEEWSKRNWTGGCVRRKKLSCETNTNASVSSKEKDGFLKLERLKVPDFHEYLNTLAVDKFEDCKIQCLSNCSCLAYAYVDNIGCLVWFKDLIDMQHFPSYGQDLYIRLADSELGTEGKPIELIASLTTIGFFSILVAIVFSLHRWHANKKRHVELTPHRLESTSMIKIYRDGLREYIGKHEYSELKIYDFDSILIATDSFSITNKLGQGGFGPVYKGMLPEGKEIAVKRLSSSSGQGVEEFKNEMLLISNLQHKNLVRMMGCCVKEDEKLLIYEFMPNKSLDTFLYDPTKRAVLDWATRFNIIQGVAKGLLYLHHDSYVKVIHRDLKVSNILLDEKMNPKISDFGLARIVEETQSLDNTQKVVGTRGYMSPEYAMGGIFSEKSDVYSFGVLVLEIISGKKNTIFYLYDQQLGFLAYAWNLWNEGRALELVDEVLGDSYSSSEVMTCVHVGLLCVQDNAADRPTMTDVASILSSEKDGPHPMRPVFTIQNSTYHRGPSSENTNSSKNEASITMIEGR, encoded by the exons ATGCAACTAGGTACCgttactttgtttttcttattaatCTCCAGTTCTCTTCCCTCACAGTATGGCGCTGAAGTATACAACATAACTCCTTCACACCCTTTAGCAGAGGGACAAACTCTAGTCTCTCCTGGCCTAATATTCGAATTGGGCTTCTTCAGTCCAAACAGTTCTGTTAATAAGTATGTGGGATTGTGGCACAAAAGTATATTTCCCCGTAAATATGTATGGGTAGCTAACAGAGATATTCCTCTTGCTGCTACAGACACCTTGGCTACTTTGAGAATTGGCAGCAATGGGAATCTGGAGCTCGTAGATGGGAAACAGAGTTCTGTCTGGTCGGCCAATATATCTAATTGTTCATCTGCAGTTCTCAAAGATGATGGAAACTTTGTTGTCAGAGATGTTATGGGAGCTGATTTATGGGAGAGTTTTAATAATCCTAGTGACTCCCAACTGCCAGGCGTGTTGGTGGGATATGATAGAGGTTCtggaaaacaaaatttcttgACATCTTGGAAAAGTGAAAATGATCCATCATCAGGGACATTCTTGGCTGGACTGACAACAGAGTTGCCAACACAATCGTACGTTTGGATTAATGGAGATACTCCCCACTGGAGAAGTGGGCCATGGGATAAATCAAGGTTTATTGGTATACCCACGACTAATTCTCTCTATATAAATCCATATACTCTTATTGATAATGTGACGCAGGGAATAAGGTATTTATTTTACAGTTTTGACAAAATTCCTGGTGTCAAAGTTCTTGCATATGCCGACCTATCTTCCGAAGGTATACTGAGGTTTTTGCTTTCAGAAAGTGGCAAGAATTGGTATCTCGACTATGAGTCGTGGAAGAGCCCATGCGACAATTATAGCGCCTGTGGACCTTTTGGGGTCTGCAAAGCTTCtgactctccaatctgcaaGTGTTTGAAAGGGTTTATTCCCAAGTCAAATGAAGAATGGAGCAAAAGAAACTGGACCGGAGGTTGTGTGAGACGAAAGAAATTGTCTTGTGAGACTAACACAAATGCATCAGTctcatcaaaagaaaaagatgggTTTTTGAAGTTGGAAAGATTGAAAGTACCCGATTTTCATGAATATCTGAATACTTTGGCTGTGGACAAGTTCGAGGACTGCAAGATACAGTGCCTGAGTAATTGTTCTTGCCTGGCTTATGCTTATGTTGATAACATAGGGTGTTTGGTGTGGTTCAAAGACCTTATTGATATGCAGCATTTTCCATCATATGGACAAGATCTTTACATCCGCCTTGCAGACTCAGAGCTAG gtACTGAAGGAAAGCCGATAGAGTTAATTGCAAGTCTTACAACTATTGGATTTTTCAGTATTTTGGTTGCTATAGTCTTCAGTTTGCACAGGTGGCATGCTAACAAAAAGC GACATGTCGAATTAACACCACATCGCTTGGAATCAACTAGTAtgattaagatttatagagacGGTCTTCGAGAATATATAGGAAAGCATGAATATTCAGAGCTAAAGATATATGATTTTGATAGCATACTAATCGCCACAGACAGCTTCAGCATCACAAACAAACTCGGTCAAGGAGGCTTTGGCCCAGTTTATAAG GGGATGCTACCAGAAGGGAAGGAAATAgcagtaaaaagactatctagTAGCTCAGGACAAGGTGTCgaagagttcaagaatgagATGCTGTTGATCTCCAATCTTCAACATAAAAACCTTGTTAGGATGATGGGTTGTTGTGTTAAAGAGGATGAGAAGTTACTGATTTACGAGTTCATGCCAAACAAGAGCTTGGATACTTTTCTATATG ATCCGACGAAGAGAGCAGTGCTTGATTGGGCCACACGCTTTAATATTATTCAGGGTGTTGCTAAAGGGCTTCTTTATCTCCATCATGATTCCTATGTGAAGGTGATACATAGAGATTTAAAAGTCAGTAACATTCTcttggatgagaaaatgaatCCAAAAATCTCAGATTTTGGATTGGCACGCATAGTTGAAGAAACACAGAGTCTAGATAATACTCAGAAGGTTGTCGGAACACG TGGCTATATGTCTCCGGAGTATGCCATGGGTGggatattttctgaaaaatctgaTGTCTACAGTTTCGGGGTCTTGGTATTGGAGATTATTAGCGGCAAGAAGAATACCATCTTCTATTTATATGACCAACAACTAGGCTTCCTTGCATAT GCATGGAACTTGTGGAATGAAGGCAGGGCCTTGGAGTTAGTAGATGAAGTTTTGGGTGATTCATACTCCTCATCAGAAGTAATGACATGCGTGCATGTTGGGCTTCTTTGTGTACAAGACAATGCTGCGGATAGACCAACCATGACGGATGTAGCTTCAATTCTAAGCAGTGAGAAAGATGGTCCACATCCAATGAGGCCTGTATTTACCATCCAAAACTCAACTTATCATCGTGGACCATCCTCTGAAAATACTAATTCCTCCAAAAATGAAGCTAGCATCACGATGATCGAAGGACGTTAG
- the LOC112201622 gene encoding G-type lectin S-receptor-like serine/threonine-protein kinase At1g61390 isoform X3, with the protein MQLDTLATLRIGSNGNLELVDGKQSSVWSANISNCSSAVLKDDGNFVVRDVMGADLWESFNNPSDSQLPGVLVGYDRGSGKQNFLTSWKSENDPSSGTFLAGLTTELPTQSYVWINGDTPHWRSGPWDKSRFIGIPTTNSLYINPYTLIDNVTQGIRYLFYSFDKIPGVKVLAYADLSSEGILRFLLSESGKNWYLDYESWKSPCDNYSACGPFGVCKASDSPICKCLKGFIPKSNEEWSKRNWTGGCVRRKKLSCETNTNASVSSKEKDGFLKLERLKVPDFHEYLNTLAVDKFEDCKIQCLSNCSCLAYAYVDNIGCLVWFKDLIDMQHFPSYGQDLYIRLADSELGTEGKPIELIASLTTIGFFSILVAIVFSLHRWHANKKRHVELTPHRLESTSMIKIYRDGLREYIGKHEYSELKIYDFDSILIATDSFSITNKLGQGGFGPVYKGMLPEGKEIAVKRLSSSSGQGVEEFKNEMLLISNLQHKNLVRMMGCCVKEDEKLLIYEFMPNKSLDTFLYDPTKRAVLDWATRFNIIQGVAKGLLYLHHDSYVKVIHRDLKVSNILLDEKMNPKISDFGLARIVEETQSLDNTQKVVGTRGYMSPEYAMGGIFSEKSDVYSFGVLVLEIISGKKNTIFYLYDQQLGFLAYAWNLWNEGRALELVDEVLGDSYSSSEVMTCVHVGLLCVQDNAADRPTMTDVASILSSEKDGPHPMRPVFTIQNSTYHRGPSSENTNSSKNEASITMIEGR; encoded by the exons ATGCAACTAG ACACCTTGGCTACTTTGAGAATTGGCAGCAATGGGAATCTGGAGCTCGTAGATGGGAAACAGAGTTCTGTCTGGTCGGCCAATATATCTAATTGTTCATCTGCAGTTCTCAAAGATGATGGAAACTTTGTTGTCAGAGATGTTATGGGAGCTGATTTATGGGAGAGTTTTAATAATCCTAGTGACTCCCAACTGCCAGGCGTGTTGGTGGGATATGATAGAGGTTCtggaaaacaaaatttcttgACATCTTGGAAAAGTGAAAATGATCCATCATCAGGGACATTCTTGGCTGGACTGACAACAGAGTTGCCAACACAATCGTACGTTTGGATTAATGGAGATACTCCCCACTGGAGAAGTGGGCCATGGGATAAATCAAGGTTTATTGGTATACCCACGACTAATTCTCTCTATATAAATCCATATACTCTTATTGATAATGTGACGCAGGGAATAAGGTATTTATTTTACAGTTTTGACAAAATTCCTGGTGTCAAAGTTCTTGCATATGCCGACCTATCTTCCGAAGGTATACTGAGGTTTTTGCTTTCAGAAAGTGGCAAGAATTGGTATCTCGACTATGAGTCGTGGAAGAGCCCATGCGACAATTATAGCGCCTGTGGACCTTTTGGGGTCTGCAAAGCTTCtgactctccaatctgcaaGTGTTTGAAAGGGTTTATTCCCAAGTCAAATGAAGAATGGAGCAAAAGAAACTGGACCGGAGGTTGTGTGAGACGAAAGAAATTGTCTTGTGAGACTAACACAAATGCATCAGTctcatcaaaagaaaaagatgggTTTTTGAAGTTGGAAAGATTGAAAGTACCCGATTTTCATGAATATCTGAATACTTTGGCTGTGGACAAGTTCGAGGACTGCAAGATACAGTGCCTGAGTAATTGTTCTTGCCTGGCTTATGCTTATGTTGATAACATAGGGTGTTTGGTGTGGTTCAAAGACCTTATTGATATGCAGCATTTTCCATCATATGGACAAGATCTTTACATCCGCCTTGCAGACTCAGAGCTAG gtACTGAAGGAAAGCCGATAGAGTTAATTGCAAGTCTTACAACTATTGGATTTTTCAGTATTTTGGTTGCTATAGTCTTCAGTTTGCACAGGTGGCATGCTAACAAAAAGC GACATGTCGAATTAACACCACATCGCTTGGAATCAACTAGTAtgattaagatttatagagacGGTCTTCGAGAATATATAGGAAAGCATGAATATTCAGAGCTAAAGATATATGATTTTGATAGCATACTAATCGCCACAGACAGCTTCAGCATCACAAACAAACTCGGTCAAGGAGGCTTTGGCCCAGTTTATAAG GGGATGCTACCAGAAGGGAAGGAAATAgcagtaaaaagactatctagTAGCTCAGGACAAGGTGTCgaagagttcaagaatgagATGCTGTTGATCTCCAATCTTCAACATAAAAACCTTGTTAGGATGATGGGTTGTTGTGTTAAAGAGGATGAGAAGTTACTGATTTACGAGTTCATGCCAAACAAGAGCTTGGATACTTTTCTATATG ATCCGACGAAGAGAGCAGTGCTTGATTGGGCCACACGCTTTAATATTATTCAGGGTGTTGCTAAAGGGCTTCTTTATCTCCATCATGATTCCTATGTGAAGGTGATACATAGAGATTTAAAAGTCAGTAACATTCTcttggatgagaaaatgaatCCAAAAATCTCAGATTTTGGATTGGCACGCATAGTTGAAGAAACACAGAGTCTAGATAATACTCAGAAGGTTGTCGGAACACG TGGCTATATGTCTCCGGAGTATGCCATGGGTGggatattttctgaaaaatctgaTGTCTACAGTTTCGGGGTCTTGGTATTGGAGATTATTAGCGGCAAGAAGAATACCATCTTCTATTTATATGACCAACAACTAGGCTTCCTTGCATAT GCATGGAACTTGTGGAATGAAGGCAGGGCCTTGGAGTTAGTAGATGAAGTTTTGGGTGATTCATACTCCTCATCAGAAGTAATGACATGCGTGCATGTTGGGCTTCTTTGTGTACAAGACAATGCTGCGGATAGACCAACCATGACGGATGTAGCTTCAATTCTAAGCAGTGAGAAAGATGGTCCACATCCAATGAGGCCTGTATTTACCATCCAAAACTCAACTTATCATCGTGGACCATCCTCTGAAAATACTAATTCCTCCAAAAATGAAGCTAGCATCACGATGATCGAAGGACGTTAG
- the LOC112201622 gene encoding G-type lectin S-receptor-like serine/threonine-protein kinase At1g61390 isoform X2: MQLGTVTLFFLLISSSLPSQYGAEVYNITPSHPLAEGQTLVSPGLIFELGFFSPNSSVNKYVGLWHKSIFPRKYVWVANRDIPLAATDTLATLRIGSNGNLELVDGKQSSVWSANISNCSSAVLKDDGNFVVRDVMGADLWESFNNPSDSQLPGVLVGYDRGSGKQNFLTSWKSENDPSSGTFLAGLTTELPTQSYVWINGDTPHWRSGPWDKSRFIGIPTTNSLYINPYTLIDNVTQGIRYLFYSFDKIPGVKVLAYADLSSEGILRFLLSESGKNWYLDYESWKSPCDNYSACGPFGVCKASDSPICKCLKGFIPKSNEEWSKRNWTGGCVRRKKLSCETNTNASVSSKEKDGFLKLERLKVPDFHEYLNTLAVDKFEDCKIQCLSNCSCLAYAYVDNIGCLVWFKDLIDMQHFPSYGQDLYIRLADSELGHVELTPHRLESTSMIKIYRDGLREYIGKHEYSELKIYDFDSILIATDSFSITNKLGQGGFGPVYKGMLPEGKEIAVKRLSSSSGQGVEEFKNEMLLISNLQHKNLVRMMGCCVKEDEKLLIYEFMPNKSLDTFLYDPTKRAVLDWATRFNIIQGVAKGLLYLHHDSYVKVIHRDLKVSNILLDEKMNPKISDFGLARIVEETQSLDNTQKVVGTRGYMSPEYAMGGIFSEKSDVYSFGVLVLEIISGKKNTIFYLYDQQLGFLAYAWNLWNEGRALELVDEVLGDSYSSSEVMTCVHVGLLCVQDNAADRPTMTDVASILSSEKDGPHPMRPVFTIQNSTYHRGPSSENTNSSKNEASITMIEGR; this comes from the exons ATGCAACTAGGTACCgttactttgtttttcttattaatCTCCAGTTCTCTTCCCTCACAGTATGGCGCTGAAGTATACAACATAACTCCTTCACACCCTTTAGCAGAGGGACAAACTCTAGTCTCTCCTGGCCTAATATTCGAATTGGGCTTCTTCAGTCCAAACAGTTCTGTTAATAAGTATGTGGGATTGTGGCACAAAAGTATATTTCCCCGTAAATATGTATGGGTAGCTAACAGAGATATTCCTCTTGCTGCTACAGACACCTTGGCTACTTTGAGAATTGGCAGCAATGGGAATCTGGAGCTCGTAGATGGGAAACAGAGTTCTGTCTGGTCGGCCAATATATCTAATTGTTCATCTGCAGTTCTCAAAGATGATGGAAACTTTGTTGTCAGAGATGTTATGGGAGCTGATTTATGGGAGAGTTTTAATAATCCTAGTGACTCCCAACTGCCAGGCGTGTTGGTGGGATATGATAGAGGTTCtggaaaacaaaatttcttgACATCTTGGAAAAGTGAAAATGATCCATCATCAGGGACATTCTTGGCTGGACTGACAACAGAGTTGCCAACACAATCGTACGTTTGGATTAATGGAGATACTCCCCACTGGAGAAGTGGGCCATGGGATAAATCAAGGTTTATTGGTATACCCACGACTAATTCTCTCTATATAAATCCATATACTCTTATTGATAATGTGACGCAGGGAATAAGGTATTTATTTTACAGTTTTGACAAAATTCCTGGTGTCAAAGTTCTTGCATATGCCGACCTATCTTCCGAAGGTATACTGAGGTTTTTGCTTTCAGAAAGTGGCAAGAATTGGTATCTCGACTATGAGTCGTGGAAGAGCCCATGCGACAATTATAGCGCCTGTGGACCTTTTGGGGTCTGCAAAGCTTCtgactctccaatctgcaaGTGTTTGAAAGGGTTTATTCCCAAGTCAAATGAAGAATGGAGCAAAAGAAACTGGACCGGAGGTTGTGTGAGACGAAAGAAATTGTCTTGTGAGACTAACACAAATGCATCAGTctcatcaaaagaaaaagatgggTTTTTGAAGTTGGAAAGATTGAAAGTACCCGATTTTCATGAATATCTGAATACTTTGGCTGTGGACAAGTTCGAGGACTGCAAGATACAGTGCCTGAGTAATTGTTCTTGCCTGGCTTATGCTTATGTTGATAACATAGGGTGTTTGGTGTGGTTCAAAGACCTTATTGATATGCAGCATTTTCCATCATATGGACAAGATCTTTACATCCGCCTTGCAGACTCAGAGCTAG GACATGTCGAATTAACACCACATCGCTTGGAATCAACTAGTAtgattaagatttatagagacGGTCTTCGAGAATATATAGGAAAGCATGAATATTCAGAGCTAAAGATATATGATTTTGATAGCATACTAATCGCCACAGACAGCTTCAGCATCACAAACAAACTCGGTCAAGGAGGCTTTGGCCCAGTTTATAAG GGGATGCTACCAGAAGGGAAGGAAATAgcagtaaaaagactatctagTAGCTCAGGACAAGGTGTCgaagagttcaagaatgagATGCTGTTGATCTCCAATCTTCAACATAAAAACCTTGTTAGGATGATGGGTTGTTGTGTTAAAGAGGATGAGAAGTTACTGATTTACGAGTTCATGCCAAACAAGAGCTTGGATACTTTTCTATATG ATCCGACGAAGAGAGCAGTGCTTGATTGGGCCACACGCTTTAATATTATTCAGGGTGTTGCTAAAGGGCTTCTTTATCTCCATCATGATTCCTATGTGAAGGTGATACATAGAGATTTAAAAGTCAGTAACATTCTcttggatgagaaaatgaatCCAAAAATCTCAGATTTTGGATTGGCACGCATAGTTGAAGAAACACAGAGTCTAGATAATACTCAGAAGGTTGTCGGAACACG TGGCTATATGTCTCCGGAGTATGCCATGGGTGggatattttctgaaaaatctgaTGTCTACAGTTTCGGGGTCTTGGTATTGGAGATTATTAGCGGCAAGAAGAATACCATCTTCTATTTATATGACCAACAACTAGGCTTCCTTGCATAT GCATGGAACTTGTGGAATGAAGGCAGGGCCTTGGAGTTAGTAGATGAAGTTTTGGGTGATTCATACTCCTCATCAGAAGTAATGACATGCGTGCATGTTGGGCTTCTTTGTGTACAAGACAATGCTGCGGATAGACCAACCATGACGGATGTAGCTTCAATTCTAAGCAGTGAGAAAGATGGTCCACATCCAATGAGGCCTGTATTTACCATCCAAAACTCAACTTATCATCGTGGACCATCCTCTGAAAATACTAATTCCTCCAAAAATGAAGCTAGCATCACGATGATCGAAGGACGTTAG